A window from Solanum stenotomum isolate F172 chromosome 7, ASM1918654v1, whole genome shotgun sequence encodes these proteins:
- the LOC125871203 gene encoding uncharacterized protein LOC125871203 yields the protein MIQLLFMVLCLEGMVAFLLMVKIGPLRELVMKCLDQVKMRKGTVLTIAGTISAILFSNFISIIKIQNKGAKIGTMTPMDQVLWRTNLLEATLMGFSLFLGFLIDRMHHYLRKLIVLRSSAGSSKKEFERLEKEKLQLKEKADKAAEEIKLSQKQLSSLTETLKKVKLESEEKDKRVETAEAHVAALQKQAADLLLEYDRLLEDNQNLQNQAHGYRS from the exons ATGATTCAGTTGTTGTTTATGGTTCTTTGTTTGGAGGGTATGGTGGCATTTCTTCTAATGGTGAAGATTGGGCCACTGAGGGAACTGGTGATGAAGTGTTTGGATCAGGTGAAAATGAGAAAGGGTACTGTTTTAACAATTGCTGGTACTATATCAGCTATCTTATTTTCCAACTTTATTAGTATTATCAAGATTCAGAATAAGGGGGCTAAGATTGGTACAATGACACCAATGGATCAGGTTTTGTGGAGAACCAACTTGTTAGAGGCTACTCTCATGG GATTTTCTCTGTTTCTTGGATTCTTAATTGATCGTATGCACCATTACCTTCGGAAGCTGATTGTTTTGCGTAGTAGTGCGGGATCTTcaaagaaagaatttgaaaggCTTGAGAAAGAAAAGCTGCAGCTTAAGGAGAAAGCAGATAAAGCTGCTGAGGAAATAAAATTATCGCAGAAACAACTCTCTAGTTTAACAGAGACACTGAAGAAGGTTAAGTTGGAGTCAGAGGAGAAAGACAAACGTGTTGAAACTGCGGAAGCTCATGTTGCTGCTCTCCAAAAACAAGCAGCAGATCTTCTTTTAGAATACGACCGTCTATTAGAAGACAATCAAAATCTTCAGAATCAAGCTCATGGTTATCGGAGTTGA
- the LOC125871202 gene encoding putative pentatricopeptide repeat-containing protein At3g25060, mitochondrial: MRLLPHELKPLLLTCKHNALVSQIHALMVVSGLFSHGNSIAPLISSYAKVGDLKSAHKLFDKSPLRRVDFWNAMIIAYSKNEFPFEVVNVYNQMVLEGVKPDSSTFTVVLKACTILQDLEKGEEIWDKVVECGYKNDVFVGSSVLNLYAKCGKMDKAGAVFEKMQRRDVVCWTTMITGFVQSGKGREAVDLYRRMQREGMVGDGVVMLGLMQASANIADTKLGSSVHGYMIRRALPMDVNILTSLVDMYAKNGELEIATRVFRKMPFRNTVTWSALISGYAQNGFAVNALQLLIAMQLLGFTPDVASLVSALLACSDVGSLRLGRSIHGYAARKVIMDQVLSTGLIDMYAKCGLISCARSIYDRISSKDLICWNTIIACYGIHGQGREALTLFQQMKDEIEPDHATFAALLSALSHSGLVEEGRHWFDVMVNEYKIKPSEKHYACSVDLLARAGEVEEAKELITSMETKPGLAVWVALLSGCHKHKKFSIGELAANRVLELIPENTGTFVLVANFFAAAKMWDKAASVRKLMKKTGMAKVPGYSAVEVNGRLHAFLMDDTSHPQYEQIMGLLCNLENEMKAMGYVPKTDFVLQNLEEDVKVKMLGIHSERLAIAFGLLNTAPGTRLLITKNLRVCGDCHEVTKFFSVIVKREIIVRDVKRFHHFKDGTCSCGDYW; encoded by the coding sequence ATGCGCTTGTTACCACATGAACTCAAACCTCTCCTATTGACATGTAAACATAATGCATTGGTTTCTCAAATTCACGCTCTTATGGTAGTATCTGGGTTATTTTCCCATGGAAACTCCATTGCCCCATTAATATCATCATATGCCAAAGTGGGTGATCTCAAATCTGCCCACAAATTGTTTGATAAAAGTCCCCTGAGGAGAGTAGATTTTTGGAATGCTATGATCATTGCCTATTCAAAAAATGAGTTCCCTTTTGAGGTTGTAAATGTTTATAATCAAATGGTCCTTGAAGGTGTCAAACCTGATAGCTCAACTTTTACTGTGGTACTTAAGGCGTGTACGATATTGCAGGATTTGGAGAAGGGTGAAGAGATTTGGGACAAGGTTGTTGAGTGTGGGTATAAAAATGATGTCTTTGTTGGGTCCTCTGTTTTGAACCTGTATGCCAAATGTGGGAAGATGGATAAAGCAGGAGCTGTATTTGAGAAAATGCAGAGGAGGGATGTTGTTTGTTGGACTACAATGATAACGGGTTTTGTACAGAGTGGGAAAGGGAGAGAGGCTGTGGATTTGTATAGGAGGATGCAAAGGGAAGGTATGGTAGGTGATGGTGTTGTTATGTTGGGTTTGATGCAGGCTTCTGCTAATATTGCAGACACGAAATTGGGTTCGTCAGTTCATGGCTATATGATCCGCAGAGCCCTTCCTATGGATGTCAATATACTGACTAGCCTTGTTGATATGTATGCTAAGAATGGAGAGTTGGAGATAGCTACTCGTGTATTTCGGAAAATGCCTTTTAGGAATACTGTTACTTGGAGTGCTTTGATTTCTGGCTATGCTCAAAATGGCTTTGCTGTTAATGCTCTTCAACTGCTGATAGCGATGCAACTGTTAGGATTCACACCTGATGTAGCTTCACTTGTAAGTGCACTTCTAGCATGTTCTGATGTTGGCTCTTTAAGATTGGGTAGATCAATTCATGGTTATGCTGCCAGGAAAGTCATCATGGATCAAGTTTTAAGTACTGGATTGATTGATATGTATGCTAAATGTGGGCTCATTTCTTGTGCCCGTTCCATTTACGACCGCATCAGTTCTAAGGACTTGATATGTTGGAATACGATTATAGCATGCTATGGGATCCATGGGCAAGGAAGAGAGGCACTTACCCTTTTCCAGCAGATGAAGGACGAGATAGAACCAGATCATGCAACTTTTGCTGCTCTTCTTTCAGCTTTGAGTCACTCGGGATTAGTGGAGGAAGGTCGACATTGGTTTGATGTCATGGTGAATGAATACAAAATTAAACCTTCTGAGAAGCATTATGCTTGTTCAGTTGATCTTTTGGCTCGAGCTGGTGAAGTTGAAGAAGCTAAAGAACTCATCACTTCTATGGAAACTAAACCTGGGCTTGCTGTTTGGGTTGCCCTTCTATCTGGTTGCCACAAACATAAGAAATTTTCCATTGGAGAATTGGCAGCAAACAGGGTACTTGAATTAATTCCCGAGAACACAGGTACTTTCGTGTTGGTAGCGAATTTCTTTGCAGCAGCAAAAATGTGGGATAAAGCAGCTTCTGTGAGGAAGCTTATGAAAAAGACAGGGATGGCAAAAGTTCCTGGCTACAGTGCTGTAGAGGTAAATGGGAGACTCCATGCTTTTCTTATGGATGATACAAGTCACCCTCAATATGAACAGATAATGGGACTTCTATGCAATCTGGAAAATGAGATGAAAGCTATGGGATATGTCCCAAAGACTGACTTTGTGCTgcagaatcttgaagaagatgTCAAAGTGAAAATGTTGGGTATTCATAGTGAGAGACTTGCCATTGCTTTTGGGCTCTTAAACACCGCACCAGGAACCAGATTACTTATCACAAAGAACCTGAGGGTCTGTGGTGACTGCCATGAAGTAACAAAGTTTTTCTCTGTTATAGTAAAAAGAGAGATTATCGTAAGGGATGTTAAACGATTTCATCACTTTAAGGATGGAACATGTTCCTGTGGTGACTACTGGTGA